From the Acaryochloris thomasi RCC1774 genome, one window contains:
- the recA gene encoding recombinase RecA: MATSANTDKEKALGVVVNQIERTYGKGAIMRLGDAARMQVETISTGALTLDIALGGGLPKGRVIEIYGPESSGKTTLALHAIAEIQKDGGTAAFVDAEHALDPVYAGALGVDIAELLVSQPDSGEMALEIVDQLVRSAAIDLVVVDSVAALTPRAEIEGEMGDSHMGLQARLMSQACRKVTSNIAKSGSTVIFLNQLRQKIGVTYGNPEVTTGGNALKFYASVRLDIRRIQTLKKGNEGYGNRVKVKVAKNKVAPPFRIAEFDILFGQGISTLGCIVDMAEEHNIIVRKGAWYSYDGNNIAQGRENTVKYLEENSEFAQDVEQQVREKLKPEPAVEPEATADEEAITAS, translated from the coding sequence ATGGCTACCAGCGCGAATACAGATAAAGAGAAAGCCCTAGGAGTGGTCGTCAACCAGATTGAACGCACCTATGGCAAAGGAGCCATTATGCGCCTCGGTGATGCCGCTCGGATGCAGGTGGAAACCATTTCCACTGGAGCCTTGACCCTTGATATTGCCCTTGGTGGTGGTCTTCCCAAGGGACGCGTCATTGAAATCTACGGTCCTGAAAGCTCGGGTAAAACCACATTGGCCCTCCACGCGATCGCCGAGATTCAAAAAGACGGAGGTACTGCAGCTTTCGTTGATGCCGAACATGCCCTAGATCCTGTCTATGCAGGTGCTCTGGGTGTTGATATCGCAGAGCTTCTCGTTTCCCAGCCGGACTCAGGTGAGATGGCTCTGGAGATCGTTGATCAACTGGTGCGCTCCGCCGCCATTGATTTGGTGGTTGTTGACTCTGTTGCTGCTCTCACGCCCAGAGCTGAAATTGAAGGCGAGATGGGGGATTCCCACATGGGCCTGCAGGCCAGACTGATGAGTCAAGCCTGTCGCAAAGTGACCAGCAATATCGCCAAATCTGGCAGTACAGTCATTTTCCTCAATCAGCTCCGGCAGAAGATCGGCGTCACCTACGGCAACCCTGAAGTGACCACTGGGGGCAATGCGCTCAAGTTTTATGCTTCGGTTCGACTAGATATCCGTCGGATTCAGACCTTGAAGAAGGGCAATGAAGGCTATGGCAATCGTGTCAAAGTGAAAGTCGCCAAGAATAAGGTGGCTCCCCCGTTCCGCATTGCTGAATTTGATATCCTTTTTGGCCAAGGAATCTCCACATTGGGTTGCATTGTGGATATGGCTGAAGAGCACAACATCATTGTCCGCAAGGGAGCTTGGTACAGCTATGACGGCAACAACATTGCTCAGGGCCGGGAGAATACCGTCAAGTATTTAGAAGAGAATTCTGAGTTTGCTCAAGATGTAGAGCAGCAGGTGCGTGAGAAGCTCAAGCCAGAGCCAGCGGTAGAGCCTGAAGCAACTGCTGATGAAGAGGCCATCACTGCTTCATAG
- a CDS encoding virulence factor, whose translation MKLRSIETTPSPNCMKLNLDEQIGTKPLTLKKDGEFIDAPEVFQDLLALEGIQSVFLMGDFITLTRKGNTDWQPILSEAGSLLGLAEEADSSIGDSLVQRQSSFSENKGSSAQSQTQNFGQVEVAVQVFRGIPIQVRVISGEGEQARVALPERFNQALQRAIESTNADYVVERLWSPYQPQFGPPNEIAQQVAEEIDILIDEPELNQIEKSAIDHERGKEIPHSEQSQQVLLSELRETDWKRRLKAIQQIEVDSETFSAVAVALKDERNGIRRWATALLGASENPEALDPLCQVLLSDRSPIVRRTAGDALSDLGDPKAAETMIKALQDSSSLVRWRAGRFLNELGDTSAVAPLKQASELETEFDVRVELMAAIERIQAGRELQMPMWMRISQGREKELKG comes from the coding sequence ATGAAACTTCGCTCGATCGAGACAACACCCAGTCCGAACTGCATGAAGCTGAATCTAGATGAACAGATTGGCACTAAGCCCCTGACCCTCAAAAAAGATGGCGAATTTATTGACGCACCAGAAGTCTTTCAGGACTTGCTTGCTCTAGAAGGGATACAGTCTGTCTTCTTAATGGGTGATTTCATCACGTTAACGCGCAAAGGGAATACGGATTGGCAACCCATCTTGTCAGAAGCAGGCAGTCTGCTCGGGCTTGCAGAAGAGGCAGATTCGAGCATCGGCGATAGTCTCGTCCAACGCCAATCCTCCTTCTCTGAGAATAAGGGTTCGTCTGCGCAGAGCCAGACTCAAAACTTCGGCCAGGTAGAAGTAGCTGTTCAGGTTTTTCGAGGCATTCCCATCCAAGTTCGTGTGATTTCTGGCGAGGGTGAGCAGGCTCGTGTCGCATTGCCAGAGCGGTTTAATCAGGCTCTCCAGAGAGCGATTGAATCAACCAATGCTGATTATGTTGTTGAGCGCCTCTGGTCCCCCTATCAACCACAATTTGGGCCACCAAATGAAATTGCTCAACAGGTCGCTGAGGAGATCGATATTCTGATTGACGAGCCTGAATTAAATCAAATTGAGAAGTCAGCAATTGATCATGAGCGAGGGAAGGAAATTCCTCATTCTGAACAGTCTCAGCAAGTGTTGCTATCGGAACTCCGCGAGACTGATTGGAAGCGACGGCTCAAAGCGATTCAGCAGATTGAAGTAGATTCAGAAACCTTCTCGGCAGTTGCAGTCGCTCTGAAAGATGAGCGCAACGGCATCCGCCGTTGGGCCACAGCCCTTTTGGGTGCAAGTGAAAATCCTGAAGCCCTCGATCCTCTATGTCAGGTATTACTCTCAGATCGTTCTCCCATCGTGCGACGGACAGCAGGGGATGCTCTCAGTGATTTGGGAGACCCCAAGGCAGCTGAGACGATGATTAAAGCTTTGCAAGATTCTTCTAGCTTAGTCAGATGGCGAGCGGGTCGCTTTCTTAACGAGTTAGGAGATACGAGTGCTGTCGCTCCCTTGAAGCAGGCTTCAGAGTTAGAAACTGAATTTGATGTTCGAGTCGAACTGATGGCTGCAATTGAACGCATTCAGGCCGGACGAGAGTTACAAATGCCGATGTGGATGCGGATCAGTCAGGGTAGAGAGAAAGAATTGAAGGGATAG
- a CDS encoding ribonuclease catalytic domain-containing protein, translating into MIEQRFSTEAITQAKAVSSQTAADDRILVQGITIDGPTSLDLDDAIWCEETDTGATLQVHISDVSDRIPQNTPLDYSAIATTQTRYHKQGNSPMLPRILSEATLSLQEGQPRATLTFELELANDGSVSNCKIFESCLSSAKRFAYAEADYAIASPKLRWHNTLKLCQQWAAKLNQQRMATGAIGASAFGKNIYINEEGKLSTNPNAKYHSHRIIEEFMIAANTAAAQWLADRDQPALYRNHTAKAIAPGQDEMLQALLVLGSATAIRRRLQGWMNRAEYGPALIGHFA; encoded by the coding sequence GTGATTGAACAGCGTTTCTCAACAGAAGCAATCACCCAAGCCAAAGCGGTCTCATCTCAAACCGCCGCCGATGATCGCATCCTAGTCCAGGGCATTACCATCGACGGCCCCACCTCCCTCGACCTCGATGATGCGATCTGGTGCGAAGAAACAGATACAGGCGCAACCCTCCAAGTCCACATCAGCGATGTATCCGATCGCATCCCCCAGAACACCCCCCTCGACTACAGCGCGATCGCAACCACCCAAACCCGATATCACAAGCAGGGCAACAGCCCCATGCTGCCGAGGATCTTGAGTGAGGCCACACTGAGCCTGCAGGAGGGACAACCGAGAGCCACACTTACGTTCGAACTAGAGTTAGCCAATGACGGCTCAGTCAGTAACTGCAAGATTTTCGAGTCCTGCCTGAGTAGCGCCAAACGCTTTGCCTACGCTGAAGCCGACTACGCCATTGCAAGCCCCAAACTCCGCTGGCACAATACGCTAAAGCTATGCCAGCAGTGGGCCGCCAAGCTGAACCAGCAGCGGATGGCGACAGGGGCTATTGGAGCATCAGCTTTCGGTAAAAACATATACATCAATGAAGAAGGCAAACTCTCCACCAATCCCAATGCTAAGTACCATAGCCATCGCATAATTGAGGAATTTATGATTGCGGCCAATACTGCTGCTGCCCAGTGGTTAGCCGACCGCGATCAACCGGCCCTCTATCGCAACCACACCGCCAAAGCGATTGCACCCGGCCAGGACGAGATGCTGCAGGCGTTGCTGGTGCTGGGGTCGGCCACCGCGATTCGGCGGCGACTGCAAGGCTGGATGAATAGAGCTGAGTATGGCCCCGCGCTCATTGGACACTTTGCTT
- a CDS encoding Rpn family recombination-promoting nuclease/putative transposase, which translates to MFDNTCKFLAEAFSNDYAAWLLGQSVTLTQLSPSELAVEPIRADALILLESDNIILHLEFQTEADPTMAFRMLDYRTRAFRRFPRKQMKQVVIYLNPTTSELVYQTTFEIPGTRHEFEVIRLWEQPTEPFLNSAGLLPLAVLTQAQDKAQILRQVSARVEAIEDKRAQSNVTASAAILAGLSLDRNTIYKVLRQDIMKQSVIYQDIQQEGEQRGEQTGALKGERSLVLRLLARRIGEIPAELRSQIQSLSLEQTEALGEALLDFTERSDLTNWLKSHE; encoded by the coding sequence ATGTTTGACAACACCTGTAAGTTCCTAGCGGAGGCATTTTCGAACGATTATGCTGCCTGGCTGTTGGGTCAGTCAGTCACCCTAACCCAGTTAAGCCCATCGGAACTTGCAGTAGAACCGATTCGTGCCGATGCCTTGATTCTTCTGGAATCGGACAATATCATCCTGCATTTGGAGTTTCAGACTGAAGCAGATCCAACAATGGCCTTTAGGATGTTGGATTATAGGACTCGTGCTTTCCGGCGCTTTCCGAGGAAGCAGATGAAGCAGGTGGTCATCTATCTGAATCCGACGACCTCAGAGCTGGTTTATCAAACAACGTTTGAAATACCGGGCACTCGTCATGAGTTTGAAGTTATTCGGCTGTGGGAGCAGCCCACTGAGCCGTTTCTTAATTCAGCGGGTTTATTGCCTTTGGCGGTACTGACGCAGGCTCAAGACAAAGCCCAGATATTGCGACAAGTCTCTGCAAGGGTAGAGGCTATTGAGGATAAACGGGCGCAAAGCAATGTGACAGCATCTGCCGCTATTCTGGCAGGGTTATCATTGGATAGGAACACCATCTACAAAGTGCTGAGGCAAGACATCATGAAGCAATCAGTGATCTATCAAGATATTCAGCAGGAAGGTGAACAGAGAGGAGAGCAAACGGGTGCTCTCAAGGGTGAACGCTCCCTCGTCCTTCGTCTGCTTGCCCGCCGCATTGGGGAGATTCCGGCTGAGTTGCGATCGCAGATTCAATCGCTGTCTCTAGAGCAGACTGAGGCGCTGGGAGAGGCGTTGCTGGATTTTACAGAAAGGTCTGATCTCACAAATTGGCTGAAATCTCACGAGTAA
- a CDS encoding DUF2949 domain-containing protein, producing MSSSVQAKLIEYLRQELTIPSESINLALRQQPEPSSHLHIILWQYGLITLEQLACVFDWLETTTPALTP from the coding sequence ATGTCTTCCTCTGTTCAGGCCAAGCTAATCGAATATCTGAGACAGGAGTTGACGATACCCAGTGAGTCTATCAACCTCGCGCTACGTCAGCAACCTGAACCATCGAGCCATCTGCACATTATCCTGTGGCAATACGGTCTGATCACCCTAGAGCAGCTCGCCTGTGTCTTTGACTGGCTAGAGACCACCACTCCAGCTTTGACGCCCTAG
- a CDS encoding tetratricopeptide repeat protein, with protein MKIFHPITTILLSAAILVSTSFQSAYANKKIEWILQPVLFDDLYKEQQYTGHIGLQSHLETLIKRHPKNSKLYNNRGLIHAQFNEFTKAVSDFDKAISINPYNAAPYINRGLAYAYLKEDAKALSSFKKAISINPYEARTYNNRALIYLGLNKYSKAILDYDKSISINPRNARTYSSRGDVYSIINEHDKALSDYQEAVERGADDIDVYVNRGNTYARLKEYNKALSDYAIAFEKGAKSPHFYNSRGITYLEIKEYDKALTDFNQSIKHGGLSDGYYNRGRTYYLLNEYEKAIYDYEYAISLSSKGFDSSIVYPARGLTYYRLKEYPKALSDFEEAISLSPENPIVYNRRGLVYAELQQYFRALSDYNNAISLDPFFGEAYANRGTVYASMGKINLARQDLKTAADLFKKEGNEEGSQMLIQTYKKYNISPE; from the coding sequence ATGAAAATTTTTCATCCAATAACGACTATATTGCTCAGTGCAGCCATACTAGTTTCAACCTCCTTTCAATCTGCCTATGCAAATAAAAAAATTGAGTGGATACTTCAACCCGTACTATTCGATGACCTTTATAAAGAGCAGCAATACACAGGCCATATAGGATTGCAATCACATCTAGAAACTCTAATTAAGCGTCATCCGAAGAATTCGAAACTGTACAACAATCGGGGACTAATTCACGCTCAATTTAATGAATTCACTAAAGCTGTATCTGATTTTGATAAGGCTATATCAATCAATCCATACAATGCCGCACCATACATCAATCGTGGGCTTGCTTATGCTTACTTGAAAGAAGATGCCAAGGCACTATCAAGTTTTAAAAAGGCCATATCAATCAATCCATATGAAGCAAGAACATATAATAATCGTGCGCTTATATATCTTGGTTTAAATAAATATTCTAAAGCAATATTAGATTACGATAAATCTATTTCCATCAACCCAAGAAATGCCAGAACATATTCTAGTCGTGGAGATGTCTACTCCATAATCAATGAACATGACAAGGCGCTCTCCGATTATCAGGAAGCTGTTGAAAGGGGAGCAGATGATATCGATGTCTATGTCAATCGGGGAAATACTTATGCAAGACTAAAGGAATATAACAAAGCGCTCTCCGATTATGCAATAGCTTTTGAAAAAGGTGCGAAAAGTCCCCATTTCTATAACAGTCGGGGAATTACTTACTTAGAAATAAAAGAATATGATAAAGCCCTTACTGATTTTAATCAATCGATTAAACATGGTGGATTATCAGATGGGTATTATAACCGAGGTCGCACCTACTATTTATTAAACGAATATGAGAAGGCCATCTATGACTACGAATATGCTATTAGTCTAAGTTCAAAAGGATTTGATTCCTCTATTGTATATCCCGCTCGTGGCCTTACCTACTACCGTTTGAAGGAATATCCTAAAGCCCTTTCTGATTTTGAAGAAGCTATTTCTCTTAGTCCTGAAAATCCTATAGTTTATAATCGGCGGGGCCTTGTTTATGCTGAATTACAGCAATATTTCAGAGCACTATCTGACTATAACAATGCTATTTCTCTAGATCCATTCTTTGGTGAAGCATACGCAAATCGAGGAACTGTTTATGCTTCAATGGGAAAGATAAATCTAGCGAGGCAAGATTTAAAAACTGCGGCAGATCTATTCAAGAAAGAGGGTAATGAAGAAGGATCTCAGATGTTAATTCAAACATACAAAAAGTACAATATAAGTCCAGAGTAG
- a CDS encoding ParB/RepB/Spo0J family partition protein, protein MARPRRSSADMVDSATKAGTAIQKQDRAVEAQAQEEKAKPSSWPLEKILDRSSNTRDIQVEHVEELMESIAVLGLLEPLVTDNRGRLLAGAHRRAAIHLLKDIDTKAYRRHFPNELVPVRIMPFDAEQDPDLALQVEVSENEKRRDYTPSEVKSLAAQLKEAGYVDVKGRPPKSKKALRPALEIIIGKSIRTVRRYLNTETGKSVTDVRLSETELEITALRRLRSELVRWQRSSLEPGVQELTPMDKDVAKLIRRINRKLDSVEG, encoded by the coding sequence ATGGCAAGACCAAGACGTAGTAGTGCAGATATGGTGGATTCTGCAACCAAGGCAGGCACTGCCATCCAAAAGCAGGACCGTGCAGTAGAAGCACAAGCCCAGGAAGAGAAGGCAAAACCGTCATCATGGCCGTTAGAGAAGATACTTGATCGCAGTAGTAATACCCGAGACATACAGGTTGAACATGTAGAAGAACTGATGGAATCGATTGCCGTCTTAGGTCTATTGGAACCTTTAGTCACGGATAACCGAGGCCGACTATTAGCCGGTGCCCACCGCAGAGCCGCAATCCATCTCCTCAAAGATATAGATACCAAAGCTTACCGTAGACATTTCCCAAACGAGCTGGTTCCGGTACGAATCATGCCCTTTGATGCAGAACAAGATCCAGACCTGGCACTTCAAGTTGAAGTTAGTGAAAATGAAAAACGTCGAGACTACACCCCCTCGGAAGTAAAATCTCTTGCCGCACAACTCAAGGAAGCCGGGTATGTCGATGTAAAAGGTCGGCCACCCAAAAGTAAAAAAGCGCTCCGTCCAGCCTTGGAAATAATTATTGGTAAGAGCATTCGTACTGTCCGACGATATCTCAACACTGAGACAGGGAAAAGTGTGACAGATGTCCGCCTTTCTGAAACTGAACTTGAAATAACTGCTTTAAGGCGTCTGCGTTCTGAATTAGTCCGCTGGCAACGCTCCAGCCTAGAACCTGGTGTACAGGAACTAACGCCTATGGATAAGGATGTGGCCAAGCTGATTCGACGGATTAACCGCAAGCTTGATTCTGTTGAAGGATAG
- a CDS encoding ParA family protein — protein MIQHRIAVAARKGGVGKTSISSGLASILSTQDKKVLLIDLDPQSNAAYALGVDPTAPGTAELLTGQNPIPLSAAKNLDVLPGGPNLTSQQVQSLHPEDLADSISTLDYDAVLLDCPPGNESLERLGIVAANIALVIANAHPFAIMGANRVIGILEDYSSKGRRGAQHWAIVMSQVDERRAMDKQLPGKLFEVYKDVKNFTIHQDVNIAQAGAQQLPLMEYASNSRAAQELTQIVQWFEQLEKLA, from the coding sequence ATGATTCAACATCGTATCGCTGTAGCTGCCAGAAAAGGTGGGGTTGGTAAAACATCAATTTCTAGTGGTCTTGCTTCTATCTTGAGCACCCAGGATAAGAAAGTGCTTCTTATTGACCTGGATCCACAGTCCAATGCTGCTTATGCACTGGGCGTAGATCCCACTGCACCTGGAACAGCAGAACTTTTGACAGGGCAAAATCCGATACCGCTATCTGCAGCCAAAAACCTCGATGTCTTACCGGGTGGACCAAACCTGACTAGCCAACAAGTACAATCACTTCATCCAGAAGACCTTGCCGATTCGATCTCCACTCTGGATTATGATGCAGTATTGCTTGACTGTCCTCCAGGCAATGAAAGCTTAGAGCGCTTAGGAATAGTGGCAGCCAATATAGCCCTCGTGATTGCCAATGCCCACCCATTTGCCATCATGGGAGCTAATCGAGTCATCGGTATCCTTGAAGACTATTCCAGCAAAGGTAGACGGGGTGCCCAGCACTGGGCCATTGTAATGTCCCAGGTTGACGAACGCCGAGCAATGGATAAACAACTACCCGGTAAGTTGTTTGAAGTGTATAAGGACGTGAAAAATTTTACGATTCACCAAGATGTAAATATTGCCCAAGCAGGCGCTCAACAGCTTCCCTTGATGGAGTATGCATCGAATTCTCGCGCTGCCCAAGAGCTGACCCAAATCGTGCAGTGGTTTGAACAGCTTGAAAAATTAGCCTGA